Part of the Chitinophaga parva genome is shown below.
GCGTAAACATGTTTGTGGTCTTGCGCACATAGCGGTCAAAGTTCACACGCAGGTGGTCATTGAGGAAAGCCACGTCCAGTCCACCATTCAGGGTGGTGGATTTTTCCCAGGTCAGCCCGTCAGGAATTACGTTCGGGTTCTGGGTATAGATGGGTGTTACGCCGTTGATAGACATATTCAGTTTGGTAACGGTCATCGTCTCCAGGAACTGGTAAGGATCTACGTTGCCATTGCCCAGTGAACCATAAGAGCCGCGCACCTTCAGGTCGGAAATGAAACCGGGGCTCACCTTCCAGAACGCCTCGCGTGACACGCGCCAGCCGGCAGATGCAGACGGGAAGAAACCCCATTGCTGTTGCGTGGGGAACTTGGAAGAACCATCATAACGGCCATTTACTTCCAGCAGGTAGCGTTCGTCATAATTGTAATTCGCGCGGAAGAAGCCGCCCAGGGTACGCCATTCATAACCGCCACCGGTGAGGGTGTAGTTCAGGCCATTCATCAGGGAGAAATCCGGCAGGCTGGAATTGATCAGCCCATCGTGCTGGTAGTAGCGCGATTTGAAGAGCGTGTTCTCATAGTTATAACCCACCAGTAATTTGAAAGCATGTTTGTGGAGCTGCTGGCTGTAATCTGCATAGATGTTCATGCCGGTGTACATGGTGCGGTCGTTCTCTTCGTTCATCTTGCTTTCACCACGCAGCAGGGTGGCGCCGGGCATTTTTTCATACGGCACCGGTGTATACAGGCGGGTTTCCAGGTTGGAGGTAAAAGCGTAGGTGAAGTCGCCATTCACATGCAGGTGGTCGTGCAGGAAGCTGGTGGTTACGCGGCTGGTATTGCGCAGCAGCAACTGCGTCTGGTCGGAATAGTTATTACCGGTTACAAAACTGCCAAACACGATGCTGCCGTTTTCTGTGATGGAACCATCAGGATTTTTCAGCATGGCCACCGGGAATGCTTCATCAGAGATCCTTCTCCACACCGGCGTGTTGCTCGGGTGGTTGAGGATGGGATAAAAGTAATGCCGGTTGGAGAAGTCAAAGTTGTTTTCCACTTTCATCCATTCAAACGGGCGCACGGTACCTTTTGCGCGCACGTTGTATTGCTTGAAGTGGTCTGTATTATAGCGGAAAATACCTTTCTGGGAATAGTAACGGCCGGAGAGGTAATAGTCAGACTTGCTGTTGCCTCCGGACATAGAAAGATTCTGTTCCGTAGAAGGATCGGAGTCTGCATACAGTTCATGCATCCAGTCCGTGTTGCCATAATACACATAGTTGCCGGTGGTGGGGTCTATGTCTACCTTAGGCAAGGACGGATCATCGTTGCGGCGTTTCAGTTCATCCAGGTAGTCCAGGGAGAAAGGGAATACGGAGTTGGCCTTGGCCGGGTGGGCTTTATAATCATTCCAGGCATAGTAAGCCTCGTCAAAGTTCTTGGCCCACTCGTAACCGTTGGTCACGAACTTAGGTTTAATGGTGCGGTCGTTAAGCGAATAGTTACCGGAGTAAGTGAGCTGTGTTTTGTCTTTGCTGGGCGCCTTGGTGGTGATGAGCACTACGCCAAAACTACCGCGTGCGCCGTAGATGGCCGCTGCTGCGGCATCTTTCAGCACAGACACACTTTCAATATCATTTGGGTTCAGTAGGTTGGGGTCGCCGGGCACGCCATCTATCAGCACCAGGGCGCTGCCGCCGGCACCGATGGAGGTGGTGCCGCGCACATTGTAAGTAGCGCCACGGGTGGGCTTACCATCCGTGATGCGGATGTTCAGGTTAGGCAATACCCCTTGCAGGCCTTTGGTAGCACTGGTCATAGGGCGGTTGGTGAACACTTCCTTGCCCACCTGGTCTACCGCGCCGGTGAGGTTCACTTTCTTCTGGGTGCCATACCCCACCACGATCACTTCATTCAGCGCAGAAGAAGCTTCTTTCATCACCACGTAAATGGACTGCTCTTTCTGCGGGTCCAGGTTGTTCTTGGTGATGGTCTGTGTAAGGTAGCCCACGTAAGCGATGGTGAATACGAAAGGCGGCTTGTTTTGCGAATCATCAAAAGTAAATACACCATGCTCATTGGTCATGGTCATACGTTTTACGCTGTCTGCCCCGCTTTTCAGCTGCACGGAAGCACCGGGAATAGGTTGGCCTTTCTCATCTTCGATCAGGCCTTTGATCCAGGTTTTGTGCTGTGCCTGTGCCGGCAGCAGTTGCAGTACAGTCAGTGCCAGCAGGAGGCCAAGGATGCGGCCGGCCTGCGGCAGGGAAGGTTGTGAGGATCGTTCTTCAGTTAGGGGCAAAGCTCCGCCTTTCCCTACCAGGTAGCGATGTAACATAGTAACGGGCATATTTTAGTTAGTGATTTTTTTCTATCCGGTAGCCGGTGGCCATATTGGTGATCTTTAAGTTTTCCAGCAGGGCAATGCGGTGCAGTACCTGTGCCAGTGAGTCTGTGGGCCTCACCGTGCCGGAAAATGCGATGTTTTCGAGTGATGCGTGTTGCACGCGGATGTTGATGTGGTAACCTTTGGCCAATGAGTCCAGTACCTGTGAAAGCGGCAGCTGGTCAAAGCTGGCGGCATAGCCGGTAAGCCCGCCAAAGTCGCGGATGGTGGCCCGTTTAAGCGCAGGCGTGGCATTGCCGCTGCTTTCACTGTTCATGGTCAGTAGTGCTGCTGTGGGGGTGCTGATGGCCATTTGCCCGGGTTGCAGGTAAGCAATACGGTTGTTAGCCTGCACCATTACACGGCCGCTGTGCAGCC
Proteins encoded:
- a CDS encoding SusC/RagA family TonB-linked outer membrane protein produces the protein MLHRYLVGKGGALPLTEERSSQPSLPQAGRILGLLLALTVLQLLPAQAQHKTWIKGLIEDEKGQPIPGASVQLKSGADSVKRMTMTNEHGVFTFDDSQNKPPFVFTIAYVGYLTQTITKNNLDPQKEQSIYVVMKEASSALNEVIVVGYGTQKKVNLTGAVDQVGKEVFTNRPMTSATKGLQGVLPNLNIRITDGKPTRGATYNVRGTTSIGAGGSALVLIDGVPGDPNLLNPNDIESVSVLKDAAAAAIYGARGSFGVVLITTKAPSKDKTQLTYSGNYSLNDRTIKPKFVTNGYEWAKNFDEAYYAWNDYKAHPAKANSVFPFSLDYLDELKRRNDDPSLPKVDIDPTTGNYVYYGNTDWMHELYADSDPSTEQNLSMSGGNSKSDYYLSGRYYSQKGIFRYNTDHFKQYNVRAKGTVRPFEWMKVENNFDFSNRHYFYPILNHPSNTPVWRRISDEAFPVAMLKNPDGSITENGSIVFGSFVTGNNYSDQTQLLLRNTSRVTTSFLHDHLHVNGDFTYAFTSNLETRLYTPVPYEKMPGATLLRGESKMNEENDRTMYTGMNIYADYSQQLHKHAFKLLVGYNYENTLFKSRYYQHDGLINSSLPDFSLMNGLNYTLTGGGYEWRTLGGFFRANYNYDERYLLEVNGRYDGSSKFPTQQQWGFFPSASAGWRVSREAFWKVSPGFISDLKVRGSYGSLGNGNVDPYQFLETMTVTKLNMSINGVTPIYTQNPNVIPDGLTWEKSTTLNGGLDVAFLNDHLRVNFDRYVRKTTNMFTPGPTLPSVFGAAVPKGNYADLKTQGWELSVNWNNTFNLGNKPFGYNFGVVVSDYTSVITRYNNQQGLIPTLASPNNYYVGMRVGEMWGFVNDGYFTEADLAGKHADQSFIRVAAANQLLPGDIRFKDLNGDNKITQGANTTKDPGDQRVIGNTEPRYAFGINGGANWNGFFMNFFFQGIGKRDFWPGADNSLFWGQYNRPYSWMPVDVLNNRWSEENPNAYFPRFRGYTALNSNAELYVQQSKYVQNVAYIRLKNLTLGYTLPHSWTDRAKMKEARLYFTGQNLWTWTPMYRHVRTMDPEVIEGADPELSKGAGNGMDYPMLKTYTVGMSITF